The segment CAGCAGGTTCTGGACCATCCCGTCCGCCTCGAACCGTGCGACGAGCGCCTGGGCCCTGTCGACGGCGACCGAGGGCGGCTCGGCGAAGGGGTCGGTGCTGATGGGCACTCCGCCGGCGGCCGGGCGCTCCGGCAGCGGGGCGAAGCGTTCCAGCACCTTGGCCGCGACTTCGGCGAAGGGCTCGGGTATGCGTACGCCGGCGCCTTTGCCAGGGCGGTCCCGGCGATCCCGGGGATTCGGCGCGTCCTGCGAAACCGCGCCGGTGGCCGTCCTGTTGTCGTTATCGCTGTCGTTCCCCTTCTCCAACTGGGCGATGGCGAGGGCGGGGAAGTTGGGGCCGCCCTTCCCGAAGCGCTGCTCCACGTACTCGGAGCAGTGCTTGAGCACCAGGAGTGCCTCGTCCCGCGCCAGGGGGCCGAGCAGCTCTTCGCGGACCCCGGGCAGGAACTCGTACCAGCGGCTGTCCACGGTCCCCCGAGGGCCTTCGGAACCGGGCGGACCCGCCGGGCTGGCCGGACCGGCCGCGCCGGGCGGACCGGGCCTGGTGAGCAGGCCGCCGAGCAGCACCTCGGCCAGTTCGGCGGGGCCGGAGTCGGGCAGCATCGTCCGCTGGACGAGCTGCATCACCGGCAGGAACAGCGGAGCCGCGGCCAGATAGACGGCGAGCTGGACCGCGCCGGAGGACGCGCCGGACCGGAAGCGGGCGACCAGCCGGTTGGCCGGCAGCTCGGTACGCCGCAGCTCGGAGCCGTCGGCCGCCGGCTGGTCGGCGCGGACCCAGCCGACCGCGCCCGGCGCCACACCGGTCCCGGTGCCGGAGAGCAGCCGCGCCCAGGAGTTGAGGGCCGGGGCCGAGGGCGGGAGCACCGGGATCTCCACCGCCCCGCCGCGGTCCGGCCGGTCCTCGGCGAAGGGGGTGGCGGTGTCGAGGAACCGCAGCCGCGCGGGGGCCGGGGGGCCGTCGGCGCGGGTCAGAAAGCCGTACGAGACGGGCAGCCGGGTGCGGCGCCAGAGCCGTTGCGGCAGCGGCTGCAGGACGGCGACGGGGGTGTGCCGCTGCAGGCGGTACAGCAGGCGGTGGGCGGCTCCGGTGCGCCACAGGGGTCCGGCGCAGTCGCTGACGAGTACGGTGACCTGCCGGCCCGTCGGGTCGAGGAGCTGTTCCGGAGGACGCAGGGCTCCGGCCGAGGCCTCGAACCGCCCGCTCACGCCGGCCGAGCCGTCCAGTGCCTGGTGCAGGTAGAGCACCCGTACCTCGCGGAAGGCGCCCAGGCATTCGAAGACCTGCCGCAGCTCGTCCAGCAGCCGTTCCCATACCCCCATGGAGCTGGAGGCGTCCATCAGGAGCAGGAGCACGGCGTCCCCGCCCGGCTTCGGCCGGAAGACCGGCAGGAGCGTGCCGCCCGCGCGGGCACTGGCGTCGACGGTCGCCTGCTCGTCGAGGACCTCGGACGCGGCCGCGCCGGTGCGGCGCAGCCGTTGCAACGGCCGCAGGGCGCGCTGGAGTTCGAGGCGTGCGGGCAGTGCCGCCGCCTCGGGGACCCCTACGGAGACGGCGCCGCCGAGCGCCGGTGCGCCGGAGCCGGAGCCGCCGCCCCGGCCGGGTGGTCCGGGGTCCGGGTGGAGCGCCAGCCGCTCTCCGTCGTCGCGGCGGGCGGAGGCAGCGGAACGGCCCGCTCCTTCTGCTGCCGCGTCCTCGGGCGTCCGCGCCGCCGGAGTGCCGGCGGGCCGGTCGTCGTGCGTCGCGCCGTTCTCCGGCTCGGCGTCCGTGGGGGCGCCGGCGGCCTCCGAGGCGGGGGCGGCGGAGGGGGCGGTCCAGCGGGCGAGCCAGAGAGCGTCGGCGAGTTCGTCCCGGGAGGGGTCCAGTCCGGCTCCGCGCAGCCGGGCGACGACCTGCGCCAGCGGCGTCAGGCCGGCGCCGGGGCCCGCGCCCGTACCGGTGCCCGTGCCGGTGCCCGTGTCGCGTCCGCCGCCGTCCGGCACCGGATTCACCGGGCCCGGTCGAGGCGCTGGATGAGCATGTCGGCGAGCCGGTCGCGGGTGGGCGGAGTGGTGTGGTGGGTGAGGTAGATGGCGTTCAAGAGCTGGTCGGCGGCGAGGAGTTCGCTGCGGGAGCGGGACAGGAAGAGCCGTATCAGGTCGTCGCCCGACCGGGCCGCCTCCTCGCCGAGATGGGCGCGCACCACATTGGCCAGACGCTGGTGATCGGGCTGGCCGAGTTCGAGATGGATGCAGCGCCGCAGCAGAGGTGCCGGGAAGTCCCGCTCGCCGTTGCTGGTCAGAACGACGAAGGGGAAGGCCCGGCAGCGTATGCGGCCGTCCTGCACGGTCACCCTGGCGCCGTCGTCGGTGAGGACCTGGACCTCGGGCTCGTGTTCGGCGATCCGCTGGAGCTCGGGGATGCCGAACTCGCCTTCCTCCAGGACGTTCAGCAGGTCGTTGGGCAGGTCGATGTCGCTCTTGTCGAGCTCGTCGATGAGCAGGACCCGGGGCTTGGCGGTGGGCAGCAGGGCGGTGCCCAGCGGCCCGAGCCGGATGTAGCTCCCGATGCCGCCCGGCGTCGCCCCCCTCGTGCCGGCCGAGATCTGGGTGTCCTGGAGCCGGGCTATGGCGTCGTAGTGGTAGAGGCCGTCGCCCAGGGTGGTGCGGCTCAGCACCGGCCAGCGCAGGACGCGGCCCAGCCCGAGTTCGTACGCGACCGCGTGGGCGAGGGTGCTCTTGCCGGTGCCCGGGCTGCCGGTGACCAGGAGCGGACGCCGCAGGTAGAGGGCGGCGTTGATGATCTCCAGCTCCTCGGCGCCGGGACGGTGCAGCTCGGCCAGGTGGCGCTGGGCGCCGAGCCTGCGGGTCGAGGAGCCGTCGGCGGCCGGGCCGGGCTCGACGAGCGGGCCGCCGTCGAAGTCCCGCCAGGGCGGCGGGTCGGGCAGCAGATCGATCCCGTCGTGCGGCTCGCCGGCTCCTCGGTAGATGAGCCACTCGCCAACCGCGTTCGGACCGGGGGGATCCGCGTCGCTGTGAGGGATCATGTCAGGCACCGCCGCTCCTCGTGGCCAGCAGACCGACGGCGGGAACCGCCGGATCGGACCTCGACCGTATCGAGACCGGCAGGGCCGCATAAGGGGAACGCCTTGAGCGGCACGTCATGCGGCGGGTCATGCACCAGGTCATGGCGCCTCCAGCATCTGGCCGGCGTCGAACACCGGGCGGTCGGGGTCGTCGTACAGCAGGGTGATCCCCTTGGACCAGAACGCCTGGGTCCGGCCCTTGGCGAGGTTGGCACGGAGCTGCCATACGGCGCCCGGCAGCCCGTCCGCGCCTCCGGCGGCCTCGACGGTGCGCAGCAGTCCGCGGTGGTAGTCCTCGCAGAACGGGTCGAACTCCGTGGTGCCGCGGCGCCACAGGGCCACGCCGAATCCGGCGGCGAGGATGTCCTGGTGCTCCGTGGCGGCCTGGTCCGCCCCCGGGCGGCGGCACAGGGCCGGCACCGCGTGGTGGGCGAGCCCGTTCAGGGTGGCGCCCTTCGGCCCGGTCACCGGCCTGCCGTCGTCGCAGTCCACGACGACCACGAGCGGTTCGGAGTCCGCGTGGACCGCGTCCCAGCGGCGGCTGCGGACCGGCGATGCCGTGCCCGGTTCCCGGTCGGAGCAGCGGACCAGTACGGGGCGGGTCGCGCCCACCGCACTGGCGTCGGCCGGGATCCGCCAGTCGTCGACGGGGAGGCCGAACAGCGGCGCGGGCAGGCAGACGTAGAAGGGTACGGGGTGGCCGGGGGTGTCCTGGCGGCGGAACGCCTCGGACAGCGGGCCGGCCAACTGGCGCCGCAGGTCGTCGTGGTGGACGGCATGGCCCTCGTCCGCCGTCACTTCGCCGGAGGCTCCGGAGGCTCCGGAGAGGCGGACCCGCCAGTCGTAGTGGCCCGGCTCCCACCGGCGTTCGGTGATCTCCAGGATCACCGACCCCGGACCGGCGTTCCAGAGGCCGGGCGCCGAAGGCCGGCCGACCACCCTCGACTCCAGCCGGTTGCTGCGCTCCTCGATGAGCTGCCTGCGGAACGCGCGGGACAGTTCGGCGTCGGCCGCCTCGCGCTCCGCCCACCTCCACACGGCCCGCTCCGTTCCCCCGGCGGCGGGATGGTGACGGTCCGCGGTCGCCGCGTGCACCGCGTAGCGCAGCACCGCCTCCAGTTCGCTGCGGCCGCCGCGCAGTCCGTACAGCAGCCCGAGGCCGTCCCGCCAGGCGCGCGGTGCGAGCGGCAGCCCTTCGCAGGTCTGGCCGCGTATCAGCGAGACCAGGTCCTCCAGGGCCCGGGTGCTGACCGGCGGCGGCAACTCGGCCAGCAGCCCCAGCAGTTCGGTGCGGCGGCCGGGGGTGAGGCCGTGACCGGCGGCCGAACCCCGAAGGTCGCTCTGGGCGTCGGTCCAGGTGCCGTACTTGTGGTGGACGTTGCGGTGGCGGTCGGCGTGGTGACGGTCGTGCGCGTGCATGACCGTCTGGTAGAGGTCCTCGGCCTGTGCGGAGGCGGGGTCGGTGGGGACGGGTAACCGGCGGAGCTGGACGACCGAGACCGCCAGGCCGCCGTCGGCGCCGTAGCGCTGCGCCTTGACGACGCCGATCACCTCGCCCCGCACGAGGTCGACCAGGGGACCGCCGGAGACGCCCTCGGGGATCTCGTCCTCGCTGCCGAGCCGGAGCAGCCCCCGCCTGCCGAGCTCCCCCCGGATCGTGCAGCGCCCGCTGTACTCCACGATCTCGCCGCTCTCCGCCGTACAGCCGAAGAACGCGACCTCGTTGGGCGTGAAGACCTTCGAGGTGCGGTCGGTGAGCCACACGCACGGGTGGGGCACCCCCGGCTCCAGCAGCCGGATGAGCGCGAGGTCCGGCGCGGGCCAGGAATCGTGGTCGTCCACCGGCCCCGGCGGGTCCGCCCACTCGACCACACCGGGCACGGTACGGGTACCGAAGCTCACCCCGACCTCTCGTCCCGTACCAGCCACCGTCGTCCCCTCCGCGCGTAACGCGACATGCGCGCAAGTGAGTACCCAGTTGGGCGCTACGAAGAACCCGCTCCCCGAGACCTCCGCGTACCCGTCATCAAGGTCATGCCCGCCGGACAGGCTGTGGATACGTACCGTCGCCGCCGCCAGCAGCGGCGCGAGTGTCTCGAAGGGGTCCACGCCGTCACCCCGCGCGCCCCCGCCGCCCAGGTCCGTCACACCTCGCTCCGGCCGTCCGGCAGTTCGCCCCGGACGATGCGGTCGCTCATAGCAGTCCCCCCGTTCC is part of the Streptomyces sp. NBC_01262 genome and harbors:
- a CDS encoding AAA family ATPase, yielding MIPHSDADPPGPNAVGEWLIYRGAGEPHDGIDLLPDPPPWRDFDGGPLVEPGPAADGSSTRRLGAQRHLAELHRPGAEELEIINAALYLRRPLLVTGSPGTGKSTLAHAVAYELGLGRVLRWPVLSRTTLGDGLYHYDAIARLQDTQISAGTRGATPGGIGSYIRLGPLGTALLPTAKPRVLLIDELDKSDIDLPNDLLNVLEEGEFGIPELQRIAEHEPEVQVLTDDGARVTVQDGRIRCRAFPFVVLTSNGERDFPAPLLRRCIHLELGQPDHQRLANVVRAHLGEEAARSGDDLIRLFLSRSRSELLAADQLLNAIYLTHHTTPPTRDRLADMLIQRLDRAR
- a CDS encoding VMAP-C domain-containing protein, producing the protein MTDLGGGGARGDGVDPFETLAPLLAAATVRIHSLSGGHDLDDGYAEVSGSGFFVAPNWVLTCAHVALRAEGTTVAGTGREVGVSFGTRTVPGVVEWADPPGPVDDHDSWPAPDLALIRLLEPGVPHPCVWLTDRTSKVFTPNEVAFFGCTAESGEIVEYSGRCTIRGELGRRGLLRLGSEDEIPEGVSGGPLVDLVRGEVIGVVKAQRYGADGGLAVSVVQLRRLPVPTDPASAQAEDLYQTVMHAHDRHHADRHRNVHHKYGTWTDAQSDLRGSAAGHGLTPGRRTELLGLLAELPPPVSTRALEDLVSLIRGQTCEGLPLAPRAWRDGLGLLYGLRGGRSELEAVLRYAVHAATADRHHPAAGGTERAVWRWAEREAADAELSRAFRRQLIEERSNRLESRVVGRPSAPGLWNAGPGSVILEITERRWEPGHYDWRVRLSGASGASGEVTADEGHAVHHDDLRRQLAGPLSEAFRRQDTPGHPVPFYVCLPAPLFGLPVDDWRIPADASAVGATRPVLVRCSDREPGTASPVRSRRWDAVHADSEPLVVVVDCDDGRPVTGPKGATLNGLAHHAVPALCRRPGADQAATEHQDILAAGFGVALWRRGTTEFDPFCEDYHRGLLRTVEAAGGADGLPGAVWQLRANLAKGRTQAFWSKGITLLYDDPDRPVFDAGQMLEAP
- a CDS encoding SAV_2336 N-terminal domain-related protein — encoded protein: MNPVPDGGGRDTGTGTGTGTGAGPGAGLTPLAQVVARLRGAGLDPSRDELADALWLARWTAPSAAPASEAAGAPTDAEPENGATHDDRPAGTPAARTPEDAAAEGAGRSAASARRDDGERLALHPDPGPPGRGGGSGSGAPALGGAVSVGVPEAAALPARLELQRALRPLQRLRRTGAAASEVLDEQATVDASARAGGTLLPVFRPKPGGDAVLLLLMDASSSMGVWERLLDELRQVFECLGAFREVRVLYLHQALDGSAGVSGRFEASAGALRPPEQLLDPTGRQVTVLVSDCAGPLWRTGAAHRLLYRLQRHTPVAVLQPLPQRLWRRTRLPVSYGFLTRADGPPAPARLRFLDTATPFAEDRPDRGGAVEIPVLPPSAPALNSWARLLSGTGTGVAPGAVGWVRADQPAADGSELRRTELPANRLVARFRSGASSGAVQLAVYLAAAPLFLPVMQLVQRTMLPDSGPAELAEVLLGGLLTRPGPPGAAGPASPAGPPGSEGPRGTVDSRWYEFLPGVREELLGPLARDEALLVLKHCSEYVEQRFGKGGPNFPALAIAQLEKGNDSDNDNRTATGAVSQDAPNPRDRRDRPGKGAGVRIPEPFAEVAAKVLERFAPLPERPAAGGVPISTDPFAEPPSVAVDRAQALVARFEADGMVQNLLDAVQLLRRAAAAEPVAEADVRLNVALAQNLLRLWQLQGGAALLREAEEAASAAVADFGTGTARVTLARVLHAAAGERRDAADPRSAPELLRRADREFTAGSGAPGLAMTEVLDIALQRARVLEDLWVLEGDPGLLESTVGMLEALIDAWPPSQDRPSGLALAHGRALLKLAGASQDEGRARVHARQAAASLERGRDALERESPRPEERIRAVLDLVDALLLAREQLPRADRLLSGVLRDAPGQLLRAALLSRAARLRICGYREGGPVTGLEAAADCFAQACRSVPRDRPEYPELLAEWGAVLLERAGHDDGGPFATQAVRVLRDCRMETPADHPRLPERLLMLGRALTLRYGEEGDLVDLREAEHLFGLAAAGAAGSEASRTRAEAWQELAGTHRLVYRHTHHAGRLDLAAEAYRRAADAAQAAEDQQPEPWEMVELAASAHHWRGVVYEAAQRPRAAREAYRMAQTQWRRLPAGGGAAEALTEERLARLSAA